AGGGTTTATTAAATGGAACTAACAATGTGGTGTCAAATATTCTAATGTGTAATTCCATTTGAAACTACAGTGTAATGGAAAAGAAACTATAGTGttaagaaactgtagtgttttgtAAAAGTAACTGTAtgatgtataaaatgaaactaactATGTTAAACAAAGAAAACTGTATAAACTATGAAATCTAACTGGTTAAAATGATCATTATTGATGCTTTGTGACCTTATTGCAGGGAAGATCAtatcaaaaaaatgaaaaaggcaGCAACAAACTAACAAAAAACCAAAGCCATCCTGGATTCACCAGCAGCAATACCAACGCCACCTACTGAACCCGCTGCTCatgatgcaaaaaaaaaaaaaaaaaaaaaaaaaaaaaaaaaaaaaaaaaaaaaaaaaaaaaaaaacctaaaagtGCGCCTAAGCGCAAGGCAGCTAAGGACAATCTCCCAAAAAAgtcaaaaaccaaaaaataaaaaacaactcCATAGCAGACACTGATTGATGATATTGAGTATCTGTCAACAAGAATGCCCTTGAAATACTTTTGGGAACTCATATCTTCACTATCACCTGCATAGTAACAAGTAGTGAGTGACATTGTGTTTGACACAATGTTAACGATGACGATTTTTGAATGGGATAGCAGGTTAACAAGATACCTTATTGAGAAGTTTGATGTTTAAAGGTACTCATTTATTTTGGATGGAGATGAAATGATGTTATCTCCAGATGATGTATATAGCACGGTGGATATCCCCAAAGGAAAAAACCTATCATTGAAACTGCTTTGGAGAACGAACCTACCGAATATGTAAACCTTTTGACTCAATGGAGGTAATGGTGCAGTGGGGGATACCTAAGGGTTCACCGGTCACAAAAAACATGCCAGCAGCCATGATTGAAAGGGGAGACAGTGGGGATTGGTTCAAGAGGGATTTTGTTATCCTGTTTGTGTCCAGCTTGACCAAAGGGAACCAAAGCATAACGCAACCTACAAGATTCTATACTCACTGATTGATGTCTTGAAAATAAGATACTTGAACTGGTGTGAGTACACTTTCAAGGCTTTGATTACCTCCGTTGAAGAATGGAAACAAAAGCCTGACGCATATTTCACTAGTCTTGCACTCTTCTTGAATAGTAATAATTTAGAACATATCTTTATAGTATTTCTCTTATTATCCTATATACtaacacaattaaattaaacccatactaattaatattgttattgaTTCAAAAATAGTTGACATACCTTGACCGCTTGGAATTCAAAGGAAAAAGGATAGAAAGGATCGGACATCTCCTGCAATCACAACATAGACTGAATAAGCAGTAAAGAAGATGATCAAGTTAGAGATATCGTCTAGTAATTTTGGACGAGGAAAGGTACTCCAACAATTTAACAGAGAACAAGAAACAATACCTGAGTAGATTACCGAGAGTGTGGAAAATGATTTGTCAGAAGAATCATTGAGGAAAGTCACTTCTATCTTGAGGAAGATGGCAGACACCGTTGTTGAATTTGCTGAAGTTATGGCTGAAACTGGGAACACCAGGACTAGAGGTGGATTCATCAAGAAAACGTTTGAAAACATTGCTGACATGATCAATGTCATGTCCTTTCCTCAACAAACATCACAAGAAGAACTACTGGATGATGATGACATTTTCAATCAACAAAGTTTTCTTGATGCAGTCGATGCTCTTGAACAAGCATTCTTGCAGACAACCAAGAACTACCCAGCACAACCTACACATCCTCCAACATCACAATCTCCACACCAAGTTTTGACCTTGGATTGtcctctactccaacaccaccAACTAATAATGTCCCTACATCAATGGAACAAATATTGATCAAGCAGTTGTAACTGAAATCCATAACATTGCACAGGACATTCAGGAGGACAGCGAAAGGATAGTTTCTAATGAAGAAGAATTTGAGACCATACCATCAGATGATAGCCAAAAGGAGCTCTTTAATAGGTATGCTCAatccttttatatatagagttatttaaaacatatttattatatgttatcaaaatgaaactatacTTGTATTCAAATGATACTATGGTGTTATGAAAAAAACTGCATTGTctataaaatgaaactggaCAGCATGCCTCACATTTTTATTCTATGTTTCCAagtgaaactgtagttgtataCAACTGATACTAAAGTGTTTTCGAAAAGAAAATTGCAGTGACTGTAAACTGAAACTGACCAACATGTTTCAcatgtatattatatgtttCCTAATGAAACTGAGGTTGTAATGAAATGATACTATAGTGTTtatgaaaagaaattgtagtgTCTGTAAAATGAAACTGACAAGCATGCctcaaatatatattgtatgtttcCAAAACAAACTGTAATTGTAATCAAAGGCTAGAGGATACCTAGTAGACTGTTAGGTGAAAAGTGCTAGCAAAGCCTCTCGAGAATATCATCTTTGCAATGTATAACCTAGATCCTAAGAGCACTAGAAGCATCATGCACTAGGACACAATTCCATTCCTAAGTCTTTCTCTTATTGAATTTGAACCTTTGTTTTTAATCTTGATACTACAACATGATTGAGTCATCTTCATTCTTTGTGACATTGTATATGATGAGTATGATTGTCCTTTATTCCTCAATTTAAGCACATCTTAACGCTTCCAAATTTGTCTTCCTTGTGAGAACAATATACTCGGGGTACTTCCCAAAATCTTTTGATACCGCTACACAAAAGTTCTATTATCAAAATGGCGCTGTTGCTGGGGAATGCATATGGTAGTTGTTAATTTGTCTTTGAATTGAGGAATAGTTCCACACATTTGATACTTGTGTCactttttgcttttgtttttatcTTGTTGTTGCTAACCTCCCTTCAAACTACTTTTAGTTGGGGAGGAAAACTTGTCTTCTTTTACTCTTTGTAGGTTGAATGCTAACAAGGGCCAAGTATGATACCCGAAATTTTTCTCCTGATGTTTCCTCCTGATGTTTCTTCCTTTCCCTTTATTCATTTAAATCATCGATCCTTATAAttttctaaatattattatttagtattgTATATGGTACTTTGAGTATAATAAGTATATAATTTGCAGATTTGAGTACAAAAATTTGAGTGTAATaagtatattattgaagtatTTTTATAAGTTGTGATACCCTATTTTGAGTACATAATCTATTAAACTATTGGTACCACtcctaaataaattatatcaattaGGTAccaatgttataaaaatatttcatgcTCATACATACTatgtgataatatatatatatatatatgagtatgaAGTGCTGTAGTATTATGCATACATACATCTATATGttgttaaattaaatttttataatatgttaCAACTAATATTATACTACATAATcatagtataataaatatttttatcatatataattatatatacataagatGATCATCTATCCCTTCATTTACCTCAACTTATAGCCACTAAGTGCTAATTATGACTATAATCCCACCTTTAATCCCTTCATAATGAATTTAAGTGGAAGGAAACCTCTTCTTTCTTTAATTCCCCTTGGTGCTTGGCCAAAAATTGGAGTAGAGTTGGGAGAAGAATTCTCTATTTTCCTTCctccctttttcttcttcttgccgggatctcataaaaaaaattcttcttcttattttcaaGGAGTTGGGGTCATAATCCTTCAAGTATAGTAAGTTCCCTAGTtctatttagattattttatggGTAGTTTAGATATAGgattttgaattttgtttcttataTGCTTATATGTATGTGCTTTGTTGTATTTGTTGGTTGATGATTGATGATAGAAGGAGGAGGCTTGCCCATTGAAGCCTAAGAAATTTGGAGAAAAAGTTAGCCTATTTGGTAAGAGGATCATACTTACATGTTTTGccctatttttaatttatatttgtatggttaattaagaatttaaaaaaaagtgatttattCAAGGATGTAAATTTTTCCTATGTGATTTCTTGGTAGCATGAATTGTGATATCATGGTAACTCTTTTTGTGAAGTACGGAAGAATGAAGTTTTCCTTTTATCAATAATCTTTGCTTTTGTTGTAGTTAATTGTGTGTTAAaaataggctaaagtgtcatcccgcaccatgaaccattcaCGAtttgtcatcccgcaccatgatcttccataagtgattattcgagccataaattaacttttttttttgggcctAGCATTTTTTGTAGGTTTCCGGTAAATTTATGACATATTGTCGGTAAGAAAGCTGATGTGGCTTTAATTAAATGAGATGAAATGCATGAGGTGGACATCACCCTTTTACCTCATCTCTGCCTCTCGTCTCTCTCAACTAACGGCCTACAAAACTGCTGTTGGCATGGAAGGATTTAACAGCGACGGCGACAGCGTCTTCATCGGAGCCTTTcaagaaataataaattttcttgCCTCATCTCCCTCGCCAGACACTGCGATAATCCTCTCAAAGCAAATTTCCCGCAACCTGCACATTCATACTCAATTAATTTCAGTGCAAATTTATGTGTGTATGTGCAAATACAAATTagctataatataatataatagattgTTACTTACATAATTCATAAAAGCCAGCAACGCCGGAAACGGGGGCGGAGCATCCGGAGAAGAGAATCGTCCCTCTACCCCTTTCCACCATGCCCGGCGATACCTAAAATTTTAGTTAACCCATCCAAGATTCATTCCCATGCACCACACAACACTTGGTGAATTGAAGAATTAGAAAACCAACCTGTTGAGCGCAGTGGAAGGCTCCGATAGAGGAAACGGCCATGGATTTCTCAAACTGGTCAACCTTAATATCCACGAAGTTGGTGGGCTTCTTAGACACCTCCTTGTACGCGTTATACACTAAAACCTCGACGAATCCGATGGACAGGACCCCCTCGAAGGCCTCTCGTATGCTCTGAGAATTCGAACAGTCTATACGGATAGCGAACACTTGCACCTTCTTTTCTCTCGCAATCTCGTCTGCGAATCTCGACAATGTACCTGTAAGTGCCCAAAAATGGGAGTTCATGGGAGACGTCTCCGCCTGGCTGGCATGGAAGTCTCGTTAGATATGCAGAGCCTGGAACCTTCACCGCCCTCATGGGACCTTCCGGCTCCGGCAAATCTACTCTCCTCAACGCCCTCTCCGGCCGCCTCGCCGCCAACACTTTCCTCTCCGGCAGAATCGTCCTCAACGGCCACAAAGCCAAGCTCTCCTTCGGAATCGCTGAGGGTCAGAGAATCGTCCGGAGAAGAGAATCGTCAGTTTACTATTTGCGGGAAATTTGCTTTGAGAGGATTATCGCAGTGCCTGGCGAGGGAGATGAGGCAAGAAAATTTACTATTTCTTGAAAGGCTCCGATGAAGACGCCGCCGCCGTCGCTGTTAAATCCTTCCATGCCAGCAGCAATTTTGTCGGCGATTAGTTAAGAGAGACGAGAGGCACAGATGAGGTAAAAGGGTGATGTTCACCTCATGCATTTCATCTCATTTAATTAAAGCCACATTAGCTTTCTTACCGCCAACATGTCATAAATTTACCGAAAACCTACAAAAAATGCTAggcgcaaaaaaaaaagttagtttaTGACTCGAATAATCACTTATGGAAGATCATGGTGCGGGGTGACAAATCGTGAATGGTTCATGTTGCGGGATAACACTTTAGccttaaaaatatgattttgttaattatattgtgCGTTGCCGCGttccaaataatatatatatatatatatatatatatatatatatatatataaaatatttaattttatttattgtataattatatatgtgtcaTAGTAGTGACCAATATGGTTGCCTTTTCGCTTTCCCCGAAAGAAGGCTACCATTTTACTTGCCTCCTACTTCGGAAGAAGCAACCATTTTGGTTGCCTTCTCTCAGAGAAGGCCGCTAGCGTTGCTTTTTTCATCGGAGAAGACAACTTGCTTGTCACCTTCTCTAAAGGTAGATTAGAGATTACTGGTCATCGAAGTTGGTCGGAATCTAGTGACATGctattagaggtcactaactaatttttgaattaggCACCAAAATAGCATATTAAAGGTTTAATTGAATcttttgaaagtttagaatCAAATTGGCTTTTTGAATAAAGTTTATGAgactattttatcattttaccttaaaaatttaaattcaaggatgaactttctttaatttcacACTCATTGAAAAATTCTAGAAAAGAGGAAGAGTAGAAACAACTATAGACGTCACTAATAATCAATTTTGAACTTAAATTAAAATCCGGCCTCCTGTAGTTCAGTATCATCTTCATCCAACATCACAAGGGGAGGAATCATAGTATTGTTGGACGAAGAAGAAGGAAGTTGGAGCTGAACTGGCAAATTCCATGAACAGATATCGAAGTCGTCAGGGAAGCGATCTCGCAGCACTTGATAGATCTCTTGCTGCATCTTCACTTTGCCTTTCAAGTAAGCGGCTTCAACCTCATCACAGAGTAGTTCATTCATTGTTGTTGTCACCTCCTTGCAATTGTTGGTTAGTGAAGTGATCTTGGCCTCCGCGGTGGCAATTTGATAGCTCAACAACCTCACCTTTTCAACCTCATCACTCAACTCTTTCTTTAAACTTTCTTTCTCCTCTTGGTAGGTCTTTAGCTCACTCATGCACACTCCCATGCGCTTCTGCAACTCAACCATGTGGAAGATGGCCTGTCATACATAGAAAACATCTATCTATATATCAGTGATTAACTACTCACTCCTACAAAacatctatctatatatatcagTGATTAACTACTCACTCCTACAAAGGAATGAAAGTTAATAAGTATGGAAATGGTTGGTAGAAGCCGATGAATGGCTAAGTCCAGCTCCTTGCCtcttaaaaattgtaattgcTGCGCTTTCTTTACTAGTTATACCTTTTGGTATAGTGGTAAGCACTTGATCCTTACGGTTGGGGAcgtcaaattcatcaattggtggctaggagattgttgggcggaggccggtgaagggccaaatccagcacccaacctctcgaaaatgtgatggcagggtataaagaaataaagtggCGTATTTActagctactagctatagcttttagtGTAATGGTAGCTAAGGAGATTATTGGGCGGAAGTCAGTGAATGACTGAATGATCAAATCCAGCACtttgcctctcgaaaatgtgattgctatctataaggaaataaagttatgtcTTAGCTATTAACTATAGTTTTGGTGGTAAGCATTTCATCCCAACAGAAACATATAATTGTGTTATCTCgcagaaaaattaaaaataaaaaattgacctCCATAGACTTGTGTATAGAGGACTTGAATAGCTCTTCTGTCTCTTGTCCCTCCAGCCTCTCTAGGTCAGCTGGGGGAGCCATCTTTTCTACAAGCTCCAAGGCATCGATATGACCGCAAGCAATGGAAGCATTTCGATCTATATCCATCCCAAGCTTGAGTTTCTTAACCTCGGGCTCCTTTAATTTCTCCTgcagggaagaagaagaagaaccacTTCTCTTCTgagcagtagtagtagtaattgTAATCTTTTCCTGAGGGGGAGGGAGAAGACTACAAGTCCCCCTGATGGTTGAAGAAGTTGTAGCAGTGTGGGTAACAATAGGCAAGGAAACCTGGGAAGAAGAGCACCCACCAATTTTCTTCGCCAGTCGAGATTCCAAGTCGTCAATTGGGAATAACATCCTACGAGTATCCTCTGTAAATTCCACAAAATTTTATTAGCacattttacaaaattttcagAGAATTTAACTATACCCAACTACAGTATATAAGAAGGTAAAAAGGCTATTGATGCGGTAATATAATAGTACAAGTTAGTCAAGCTGATAACTTGTTGATAAgtataaggttacaagtttgactgtCTGCTGATAAGTATGCTGATAAGTATAAGATTAAAAATTTGATTGTAGTTTTAGTCAAAGTGCATATTAGCCTTTTGGTGGGTGAGTATAAAATTTGTTACTATAGGTACAtacataatttgtattttttgttactATAGGTACATACATAAACTTTATCACATAACTTGTGACTAATCAAAGTTTATGGGTAACTATTCTACTTCTTATAGGAGCTTATTATGTGAATGAACatttttgttctaaattttGACCACTCACACTTCATATGACAAAATCTAGATGAATTTTACTGGATTTCTCACCAGAATGAccgaaaatagaaaaataatctTATAAGTATATAAACTACatttggtagagcttattttaagctacaaaTAAGTTATAATCTCTATCGCAAGTACCGTTTCAAATTAAGTCccctttttaactttttttcctttttatcatTATTGATTTACAAAAAATGACATGATCTACGGATCTACccttgattaattaaattaataatattttagtttattcttttcttccattttacatttatctgctaattcatcaattaattttatcaaacactttaatttcaaataGTTAACTTATTAGTTACTAGTTTTTTACTATAATTGTACACCAatagtaattagtaaatatGTGATGAACTCATgctaaaaaataacaataactcTATAACAGGAGCTGAATATATGGAAGCAAGTCACAAAGATCAAATGAAACAAAGGTCCAACTTGGGGCGAAGAATAACATAGGGAATTGTTATACAACACCTTGCATTGTAAACGCTAGTTTAAAACGAGATTCGGATTATGTTCTTTTAGttaataaagtatatatatgttataattaaCGTATTATGTACTTGTATTTAACATATTCTGTATCttcatataataaattatatgttttcaaaaaaataaataaattatatacttattacaattaaactaaaatattatatacattcaggtacataatctattaaggattaactgaaaatatataatatgttaattgcactTACATAATTTAAATGTATTTAGCTTTGTCCATTCTCAATAGTCAATCCACTGCCTAGAGCTATGGTCATTGGTATCATACTATCATGTATAttaggagcatttaatgataaTGATTAGTCTATGAATTCTTAAGTAGTAAAATTCTCACTACAGGACgtacttatttaattatttcattccaaaataaataaatacagaataattattataaactgtCAACTACTATATAGTGTGATAATACTACATTATCATTTTATATGAGTGGTCACATGATCAAACTCAAATGATAGGACTACAGTAGGGATATTAATTCTTTgtgccaaaataataataataataataataatattattattattattattattattattataacccACCATTTTTTTTACCCGATTTAGAGCATGCCAAGTTAGTTAGAAATCAATttcagaataaaaaataaaagtaaatgtagaaaaaaaattcagaataaaaaataaaagtaaatgtaatattacccAACGCATACCcacttcaataatttttttaaaaagaaaagaaaaaagaagaaaggaaaattatcaaataaatcatGGAGCTAGTAGTAATACTGCAATTAAGCACATAATCAATGAAAACATGATACTTTTAAATGAAAATGCAATAGTgttcaataaaaattaaaacaaaacaaacatattttaaaaggaaaaattatattttcaattatcATATTAATACTCATAAGGAAAAGTATAGTAATTTtaagtgaaaatgtaatacattttatttaaaaactaatatttgttatataaaagtgatatgatattaattactttaaaaaataattaattgaaaacTTCAACTATGTTTTTTTGTCCAACTAAATACACTATTTTTCTAGTCTTATTGTAGAAGTTAATAAGTTATAAGACATTGATAAGAATAAAAAAGTAATGGGTAAAAGATGGCTTAGTTGGTAGTTGGTAGTTGGTACGTTGAACTTATATTTAGCAAAAGGCTGGTGAAATCCTAGTTGTGGTTTTAGattttaagcacaaaaagttatTGTCACAAATAGTAAAGCAATTAAGCATTTGCTTTAATCACGATTCAGCAAATTTCCTTTTCATATTCAGAACTCCTCCAATCTATATCAACTTAGTTGGTCACAGCCCACAGAGtaaaatttagaaagaaaaatcaggatttgattaaaaataaaaacttgaaaCTGCAAAGTCACGGCCTCACGGATTTCCATAACCAAGTTGgtaattaaccaaaaaaaaatcaacaataagAGAAGACCAAGTACTGGTTTGATGGCATCGGGGTGACCTAAGCCGAAGGCCACAAGTTCAAGTCacattctaataaaaaatgttgACATACTATgtaatagttataccatggattcgggtataccttgcaaggtgaacccttCACAATTTATTTACAGTGTCAGTATGTGTATATTGAACTCAGGTCTATATAATCATTGTTATTGGCTGATAGTATGAATAAGTTAGattgtaaaaaaagaaaaaaaaaaaaacagagagtATAGAGAGATGTACGTAGAGGAGGATAGAAGCGCAACAAGCCGGTGGGTTTGTGTGGAGAAGATTTGGTGAAATGAGATTTGTGTGGCGTGGAAAAGGGGCTCCTGTGATCTTCACTACTCACACACTTTGGGTATCTATTCAACATGTAAATGATGAAGGCGTTCAAAGTTGTTTTGATGGGACGGCTAGCTATTTTCTTCAAGATTCTGTTAGCCCCCTCTTCGCCGATGGCGCCCAGCCGTCTCCTCACCTCCACGTCCGGCGCCTCCTGTGACTGCTCAGCGCATATCTTCTGCAGCAGCTCCTCCACCGACTGCGGCAGCAGCTCCTCTGCACCTTCCATTACTTTAATTTATCACAATTTTTACTCTTCCTTATTTTAATTTGGGATTCCTGAAACCTTGGAAATCAAGAGAATTGTCATGATCATTTGGACAAAGACTAAGGAGTTTATAGCCCTCTTTTGATAATGTATGAAATGGAATAAAAAGATGTTCTTTATGAGTCAGCATACGAGAATGACAAAGCAGAGTCTATGTAGAAAAAGGGTGGAAAAGACATGCAGGAGCTTCTCTTCGTTGCTAAGCTTCCAAACTTTTAAATGGTGTTTGGGATTTGATGTGAATGTGAGATTTTATGAATGTAAGTGTATTTATTAGATGTAGATGTTTAAGTTACGGAACTCGAACTCCTAACCTTTTgcatataatatgttttcaAGTTCCAATAAGATAGCTGACTGTTGGGaaatatttaaaggaaaaaatgaGTAAATGACTTTTGGCCTTATTGTTTGTCCCACATTGCTTTGATATCCCACTTTTCCTTCCCTTATATATTTCAACCTCTCACATAAGCTTTGAAGAGTTTTGGAGAGGGAACAATAGGAAACCATGCACGCGCCACTCGCATGGCGCGCGAGGTGTAATCAACATTTTGCGAACTATACAAGACAAATTTTCTCCCCTATTTTTGTTTGTGGATCAGTCAATCCCCTTGTCCGAATTTTTTGTCTGTTCTTGCGTTAACATTCTGAACGTGGCAGTGTGCCATCCTCTTCCCTATCGCCATTTTCTCTAAGTTGTGGCTGGCAAGAAGGCAGGCGGTTGTAGCTTGCAGTATATATACTGCTTCCTTCCGTCCTCAAATCACACTCGAAATCTGCATTCATTCTCCCTTCGTTTTGCTTAAAGtctgagcatatatatataaacgttcTCTGTTTAACCTGTCGAAAGCATGCAATGACCCTGGCCGCTTAAatgcttttaaggtagtgttaCACTATAACACGATACAGAGTTATTCTTTTAATCCTTTTTGCAAATTCTACGCCAGCCTAAAGTGAGTTGTGTTTTCAAAGGCACATACATATCGTTCTTGTTTGTCCAGTTCGTGTGTTTGTCTGCAAAAACCCCAACAGTTAAAAGCATTTAGGGAAAACAAGAATGTCTCACCAAACCAAATCCAATAACGATGTCACCTCGGTTGAACCTTTTACTGGCGGACTCTACTACAGGAGATGGTTTGCAAATATCATTATGCTGCTGGAAGCTCAAGATGTGGATTACGTAATATATGCTGACCCTGAAGCTTACATGCTGCCAACAGCCATTCCAACAGTAGTCACTCATGTTGTGCAACCTCAAGAGAAAGACAAGAAAGTCACCGAGAAAGACAAGGAAGCCTCCGAGAAAGACAACCAAGTTACCGTGGTGGTGATTGCGTCTGATCCAAAGATGTCTACTCTACAAACAGCTGCCATATCTCAATAGGTTAGTcctaaatttgaaaaaagatAATAAGATAGCCCGAGCCATCATCCTACAACGCATGTCAAACTCATCATTTGACATGTTTTCTGACCATAAGTCTGCCAAAGTAATATGAGACTTATTGCGCCAAAAATATGCCACTGACGATGCCGGAAGAAGAAAATATGATGTGGGGCGATGGATGAATTTCAAAATGGTAGACTCGAAATCCATAGTCGAATAAGTGCATGAATACGAAAACCGGGTTGGTGATATGAATGCCGAAGGAGCAGAAGTAAATGATATATTTCTGACTGATGCTCTCATTGAGAAACTACTTGAGTCCTAGTTGgacttcaaaaataaaatgaagcaTGAGAGACGAAAGTGCACCCCACAGTAGTTGGTCAAC
This portion of the Ipomoea triloba cultivar NCNSP0323 chromosome 5, ASM357664v1 genome encodes:
- the LOC116019537 gene encoding short-chain dehydrogenase reductase 3a-like, producing the protein MNSHFWALTGTLSRFADEIAREKKVQVFAIRIDCSNSQSIREAFEGVLSIGFVEVLVYNAYKEVSKKPTNFVDIKVDQFEKSMAVSSIGAFHCAQQVSPGMVERGRGTILFSGCSAPVSGVAGFYELCCGKFALRGLSQCLAREMRQENLLFLERLR
- the LOC116019536 gene encoding uncharacterized protein LOC116019536; its protein translation is MEGAEELLPQSVEELLQKICAEQSQEAPDVEVRRRLGAIGEEGANRILKKIASRPIKTTLNAFIIYMLNRYPKCVSSEDHRSPFSTPHKSHFTKSSPHKPTGLLRFYPPLQDTRRMLFPIDDLESRLAKKIGGCSSSQVSLPIVTHTATTSSTIRGTCSLLPPPQEKITITTTTAQKRSGSSSSSLQEKLKEPEVKKLKLGMDIDRNASIACGHIDALELVEKMAPPADLERLEGQETEELFKSSIHKSMEAIFHMVELQKRMGVCMSELKTYQEEKESLKKELSDEVEKVRLLSYQIATAEAKITSLTNNCKEVTTTMNELLCDEVEAAYLKGKVKMQQEIYQVLRDRFPDDFDICSWNLPVQLQLPSSSSNNTMIPPLVMLDEDDTELQEAGF